From Actinopolymorpha sp. NPDC004070, the proteins below share one genomic window:
- a CDS encoding gas vesicle protein GvpG — protein sequence MGLVTGLFTLPLAPVRGVGWIAEQVRDLGEKEYYDVARIRGELADLADAYDAGELSEEEFDAAEDEILDRLEEAQRRATG from the coding sequence ATGGGTCTGGTAACCGGGCTGTTCACGTTGCCGCTGGCACCGGTGCGCGGCGTGGGATGGATCGCCGAGCAGGTCCGCGACCTGGGCGAGAAGGAGTACTACGACGTGGCCCGCATCCGCGGTGAGCTGGCCGATCTCGCCGACGCGTACGACGCCGGTGAGCTCAGCGAGGAGGAGTTCGACGCCGCCGAGGACGAGATCCTCGACCGGCTGGAGGAGGCACAGCGACGCGCCACCGGATAA
- a CDS encoding GvpL/GvpF family gas vesicle protein yields MNATRSLLSGRPTPDEVATLLDEASERARALVRDELVDQLVERYRQAVRSVLGVESFPPPASPAGLEPGQAPCARAAATELQSPAGDRAPPEDRTPLEDRVSVEGRPAAEGLPPGEPPGKDQAPNETAWYVYAILRRGDHTADRSLPAPAELPAGVEGAPVELLDAGHLAVAASEVPLAGFRTSDQDPDLSAHGWLRAAVNAHERVVEELARSGTVLPFRFGALYPSRDDARKIALTDADRLAAELDRLDGASEWGVKAYVEPPDDRTDQVPAYLDEPATGTTWMVRRREAAAAREAAGRLRGSVAAALEDALAGYVRDVVVRASARVGHPAGHSTAAHTDLAFDGVYLISHSRQEEFDTALGDVARQYAADGLRVEVSGPWPPYHFVRMPAGTSRPRTSSPSTTGASR; encoded by the coding sequence ATGAACGCCACGCGGAGCCTGCTCAGCGGCCGGCCGACCCCGGACGAGGTGGCCACGCTGCTCGACGAGGCGTCCGAGCGTGCCCGCGCCCTGGTGCGCGACGAACTTGTCGACCAACTCGTCGAGCGTTACCGCCAGGCGGTGCGTTCGGTGCTCGGTGTGGAATCGTTCCCACCCCCGGCGTCCCCGGCCGGGCTCGAACCCGGCCAGGCGCCTTGTGCCCGCGCGGCCGCCACCGAACTTCAGTCGCCTGCCGGCGACCGTGCTCCTCCCGAGGACCGGACGCCTCTCGAGGACCGTGTTTCTGTCGAGGGCCGGCCGGCCGCCGAAGGCCTTCCACCCGGGGAGCCCCCCGGCAAGGACCAGGCGCCCAACGAGACGGCGTGGTACGTGTACGCGATCCTGCGCAGGGGCGACCACACCGCGGACCGCTCCCTGCCCGCGCCGGCCGAACTCCCCGCAGGGGTGGAAGGAGCCCCGGTCGAACTCCTCGACGCCGGTCACCTGGCGGTCGCGGCGTCGGAGGTTCCCCTCGCCGGGTTCCGGACCAGCGACCAGGACCCCGACCTGAGCGCCCACGGCTGGCTGCGAGCGGCGGTAAACGCCCACGAGCGGGTGGTGGAGGAACTGGCGCGGAGCGGGACCGTGCTGCCGTTCCGGTTCGGCGCCCTCTACCCCAGCCGGGACGATGCCCGCAAGATCGCGTTGACAGACGCCGACCGGCTGGCGGCCGAGCTCGACCGGCTCGACGGGGCGAGCGAGTGGGGTGTGAAGGCCTACGTCGAGCCCCCCGACGACCGCACCGACCAGGTGCCCGCCTACCTGGACGAGCCGGCAACCGGGACCACCTGGATGGTGCGGCGCCGGGAGGCAGCCGCGGCCCGGGAGGCGGCCGGCCGGCTCCGCGGCTCCGTCGCCGCCGCGCTGGAGGACGCGCTGGCCGGCTACGTCCGCGACGTGGTCGTCCGAGCCTCGGCGCGGGTAGGGCACCCCGCTGGACACTCCACCGCCGCCCACACCGACCTCGCGTTCGACGGCGTCTACCTCATCTCCCACTCCAGGCAGGAGGAGTTCGACACCGCGCTGGGGGACGTGGCCCGGCAGTACGCCGCCGACGGCCTGCGGGTGGAGGTTTCCGGCCCGTGGCCGCCGTACCACTTCGTCCGGATGCCCGCCGGCACGAGCCGGCCGCGTACGTCCTCCCCCTCGACGACGGGAGCTTCGCGATGA
- a CDS encoding GvpL/GvpF family gas vesicle protein gives MAARAGQTRQPEEARRPEQSGQAEHSGRAQESGQAEQPASAVYVYGILAGDHPCDLTGLGGVGDPPATLRRLQAGRVVAVVSDAPPGLRAKRRDVQAHQTVLDHLGRQGTVLPMRFGVVATDEDSLRDELASEDGAHLATLDNLTRRAEINVKVFCDEDELIRTVAEEDPTVRRLRAHATSVDEQIQLGEAVAAAIEDRERALEELLLAALGPLAVDHLAGSRVRGAAVNESFLVDDDRAEEFAETADHLDAAWGPAIRLQRSGPLPPYSFVTTPDLTTEPTRGREA, from the coding sequence ATGGCAGCGCGAGCAGGGCAGACGAGGCAGCCGGAAGAGGCGAGGCGGCCGGAGCAGAGCGGGCAGGCCGAGCACAGCGGGCGGGCCCAGGAGAGCGGGCAGGCCGAGCAGCCCGCGTCGGCGGTCTACGTGTACGGCATCCTGGCCGGCGACCACCCCTGCGACCTGACCGGGCTCGGCGGCGTGGGTGACCCGCCCGCGACGCTGCGGAGACTTCAGGCCGGCCGGGTCGTCGCCGTGGTCAGTGACGCCCCTCCCGGACTGCGCGCCAAACGCAGGGACGTGCAGGCCCACCAGACGGTCCTCGACCACCTCGGCCGTCAGGGAACCGTGCTGCCGATGCGGTTCGGGGTGGTCGCCACCGACGAGGACAGCCTGCGCGACGAACTCGCCTCCGAGGACGGCGCGCACCTCGCCACCCTCGACAACCTCACCCGCCGGGCGGAGATCAACGTCAAGGTGTTCTGCGACGAGGACGAGCTGATCCGGACCGTCGCCGAGGAGGATCCGACGGTGCGGCGGCTGCGGGCGCACGCCACCAGCGTGGACGAACAGATCCAACTCGGCGAGGCGGTCGCCGCCGCGATCGAGGACCGGGAACGCGCCCTCGAGGAGCTGCTCCTCGCCGCCCTCGGCCCGCTTGCCGTCGACCACCTGGCCGGTTCCAGGGTTCGCGGCGCGGCGGTCAACGAGAGCTTTCTCGTGGACGACGACCGTGCGGAGGAGTTCGCCGAGACCGCCGACCACCTCGACGCCGCCTGGGGTCCGGCGATCCGGCTGCAGCGCTCCGGACCACTTCCGCCGTACAGCTTCGTCACCACACCGGACCTCACGACCGAGCCGACGCGGGGAAGGGAGGCGTAG
- a CDS encoding glycoside hydrolase family 9 protein has protein sequence MFMTSCGGPSQESTSSTTGNNPGGRPGAVDPGLGAGGGDAWKKNTGTRVRVNQVGYFPAGPKGATVVTRSNEPLPWQLRDSSGRVVTTGRSTPRGTDQASGQNVQTVDFTRYDRPGRGYTLRMDGQTSLPFDIGAQNYAKLRTSALRFFYYQRSGTPILASLVGKKYARPAGHVGVGANGNDADVPCQPGVCNYRQDVRGGWYDAADHGKYVVNGGLAVSQLFGTWERAKHSRNGNPKALGDGTLSIPENHNGVPDVLDEARWEMEFLLRMQVPAGRPLAGMAFHKMHDKAWTGLPMAPQDDPQPRELHRPSTAATLNLAAAGAQCARVFAPYDKAFANRCLDAAKTAWAAAKRHPKLYAPDSDSTGGGAYGDTNVTDEFYWAATELALTTGERPYLAALRASPLHRAQVFTPVGFGWQSVGPVARLDLATVPGKVPAAERRAAQASVIRAANSYLATQRGQAYGLPLPGGPEYYAWGSNSNVLNILAVLSTAYDLTGKASYRTGALQGMDYILGRNALNQSYVTGYGKKVSHNLHSRSFAHELDKKLPPPPPGFLAGGANAALQDPVAQERLAGCKPQLCYVDDIQSFATNEYAVNWNSALVWMTSFVADQGAGAGRPRV, from the coding sequence ATGTTCATGACCAGTTGTGGCGGCCCGTCCCAGGAGTCGACATCGTCCACAACCGGGAACAACCCGGGCGGGCGTCCCGGCGCGGTCGACCCCGGCCTCGGTGCCGGAGGCGGCGACGCGTGGAAGAAGAACACCGGCACCCGCGTGCGGGTCAACCAGGTCGGGTACTTCCCCGCCGGACCCAAGGGCGCCACGGTGGTCACCCGGTCCAACGAGCCGCTGCCGTGGCAGTTGCGCGACTCCAGCGGGCGAGTGGTGACCACTGGCCGGTCGACCCCGCGGGGGACCGACCAGGCGTCGGGACAGAACGTCCAGACCGTCGACTTCACCCGCTACGACCGGCCCGGCAGGGGCTACACGCTCCGGATGGACGGCCAGACGAGTCTGCCGTTCGACATCGGTGCGCAGAACTACGCGAAGCTGCGCACCAGCGCCCTGCGCTTCTTCTACTACCAGCGCAGCGGCACCCCGATCCTCGCCTCCCTGGTCGGTAAGAAGTACGCCCGGCCGGCCGGCCACGTCGGCGTGGGCGCCAACGGCAACGACGCCGACGTGCCCTGTCAACCCGGGGTTTGCAACTACCGCCAGGACGTGCGCGGCGGGTGGTACGACGCCGCCGACCACGGCAAGTACGTCGTCAACGGCGGGTTGGCGGTGTCGCAGCTGTTCGGCACCTGGGAGCGCGCGAAGCACTCCCGCAACGGCAACCCCAAGGCGCTCGGCGACGGCACGCTGAGCATCCCCGAAAACCACAACGGCGTGCCGGACGTCCTGGACGAGGCACGGTGGGAGATGGAGTTCCTGCTGCGCATGCAGGTTCCGGCCGGGCGCCCGCTGGCGGGAATGGCGTTCCACAAGATGCACGACAAGGCGTGGACCGGTCTGCCGATGGCACCACAGGACGACCCGCAGCCACGTGAGCTCCACCGGCCCTCGACCGCGGCGACGCTGAACCTCGCCGCCGCCGGCGCCCAGTGCGCCCGGGTCTTCGCGCCGTACGACAAGGCGTTCGCCAACCGCTGCCTGGACGCTGCGAAGACCGCGTGGGCGGCGGCGAAGCGGCACCCCAAGCTGTACGCGCCGGACAGCGACAGCACCGGCGGCGGCGCCTACGGGGACACCAACGTGACCGACGAGTTCTACTGGGCGGCGACCGAACTCGCCCTCACCACCGGCGAGCGTCCCTACCTCGCCGCGTTGCGGGCCTCGCCGTTGCACAGGGCACAGGTGTTCACTCCGGTGGGCTTCGGCTGGCAGTCGGTGGGTCCGGTCGCCCGGCTCGACCTCGCGACGGTGCCGGGGAAGGTCCCGGCCGCAGAACGCCGGGCCGCCCAGGCGTCGGTGATCCGCGCCGCGAACAGCTACCTCGCCACGCAACGCGGCCAGGCGTACGGGCTTCCGCTGCCCGGTGGACCGGAGTACTACGCCTGGGGTTCGAACTCCAACGTGCTCAACATCCTTGCGGTCCTGTCCACGGCGTACGACCTCACTGGTAAGGCCTCCTACCGCACGGGTGCGCTGCAGGGGATGGACTACATCCTCGGACGCAACGCGCTGAACCAGTCCTACGTCACCGGCTACGGCAAGAAGGTCTCCCACAACCTGCACAGCCGCAGCTTCGCGCACGAGCTGGACAAGAAGCTGCCGCCACCGCCGCCCGGCTTCCTGGCCGGCGGGGCGAACGCCGCCCTGCAGGACCCGGTGGCGCAGGAGCGGCTGGCGGGCTGCAAACCGCAACTGTGCTACGTCGACGACATCCAGTCCTTCGCCACCAACGAGTACGCCGTCAACTGGAACTCCGCACTGGTGTGGATGACGTCGTTCGTGGCTGACCAGGGCGCCGGCGCGGGGCGGCCCCGGGTCTGA
- the gvpJ gene encoding gas vesicle protein GvpJ, which yields MTVSPWQGSGSNLAQRGSSSSLYDVLELILDKGLVIDAYIRVSLVGIELLTIDIRIVIASVDTYLRFAEAVNRVDLTQTGKSRTLPEFIGDMEEKGAGRKVKGALGGAAESVGEVFHRGGDDEEDEEDKEERGGKQKERVTSSRARQARSRLRSE from the coding sequence ATGACAGTCAGCCCCTGGCAGGGCTCGGGCAGCAACCTCGCGCAGCGGGGAAGCTCCAGCAGTCTGTACGACGTCCTCGAACTCATTCTGGACAAGGGCCTGGTGATCGACGCCTACATCAGGGTCTCGCTGGTGGGCATCGAACTGCTCACCATCGACATCCGGATCGTCATCGCCAGCGTCGACACCTATCTGCGGTTCGCCGAGGCCGTCAACCGGGTCGATCTCACCCAGACAGGCAAGTCCCGCACCCTGCCGGAGTTCATCGGCGACATGGAGGAGAAGGGCGCCGGCCGCAAGGTGAAGGGCGCACTGGGTGGAGCCGCCGAGAGCGTCGGCGAGGTGTTCCACCGCGGTGGCGACGACGAGGAAGACGAAGAGGACAAGGAAGAACGAGGCGGGAAGCAGAAGGAACGCGTCACCAGCAGCCGTGCCCGGCAGGCACGTTCGCGGTTGCGTTCGGAGTGA
- the gvpJ gene encoding gas vesicle protein GvpJ — MSGGERRLALDDGSLVDVLDRLLDSGACVDGSVLITLADVDLVRLDLHLLLASVHTLERAAEHAGERQNPAEVPTEASPPKAVAAPRAEQTHTQPPKPRRPHTEQPHTEQPHTDQPHTGQVSRPSAATPPGPPAVRTAADLPGADTSTEEGDREAGVAGLVVFVVDLVRQLLERQALRRMDAGELTSTQVERLGRSLMALERQVGELTEFVAGRRRHKPDLSPFPARSDLFPDHRNPVTEGRWQR, encoded by the coding sequence ATGAGCGGCGGCGAACGCCGGCTGGCTCTCGACGACGGCTCGCTGGTCGACGTGCTGGACCGGTTGCTGGACTCGGGGGCCTGTGTCGACGGCAGCGTGCTGATCACGCTGGCCGACGTGGATCTCGTGCGGCTCGATCTACATCTGCTGCTGGCCTCGGTGCACACGCTCGAACGCGCCGCCGAACACGCCGGCGAACGCCAGAACCCGGCGGAGGTGCCCACCGAGGCGAGTCCGCCGAAGGCGGTAGCCGCACCGCGCGCGGAACAAACGCACACCCAGCCGCCCAAGCCCCGGCGACCGCACACCGAACAGCCGCACACCGAACAACCGCACACCGATCAACCGCACACCGGCCAAGTGTCTCGACCGAGCGCGGCCACCCCGCCCGGGCCGCCCGCCGTCCGAACGGCCGCGGACCTGCCCGGCGCGGACACGAGTACCGAAGAAGGAGACCGCGAGGCGGGTGTCGCCGGGCTGGTGGTCTTCGTGGTCGACCTCGTACGCCAACTGCTCGAACGTCAGGCGCTGCGGCGGATGGATGCCGGAGAACTGACCTCGACGCAGGTGGAGCGCCTCGGCCGGTCTCTGATGGCGCTGGAACGCCAGGTCGGCGAGCTCACCGAGTTCGTCGCCGGCAGGCGACGGCACAAGCCGGACCTGTCACCGTTCCCGGCCCGGTCGGATCTGTTCCCCGACCACCGAAACCCCGTCACAGAAGGAAGATGGCAACGATGA
- a CDS encoding GNAT family N-acetyltransferase: MDTIVQSSVVHNLSRRPATLDAGPFVIGWDPTTDSRFVNYATPRLGAVTPADVAGLVAAFRSIERVPRLEYVTSCAPDLERHLLDAGFAVEARNEYLTCSPGTLRVPADPAGVEFGEPTTDEERAGVLTAQNAAFGSDRVAGPDDVARIHRAQRDGGVLVYARDLDGTYVGGALAGAPAVGLSEVTGIAVAKPYRRRGIAGALTALVTRRVFEAGATGAWLEASGDESWRVYERVGYAPTGNRLYIALD; this comes from the coding sequence ATGGACACCATCGTCCAGAGTTCTGTCGTTCACAACCTGTCCCGGCGTCCGGCGACGCTCGACGCCGGCCCGTTCGTCATCGGCTGGGATCCCACCACCGACAGCCGATTCGTCAACTACGCCACACCGCGGCTCGGCGCCGTCACACCAGCCGACGTGGCCGGACTCGTGGCCGCCTTCCGGAGCATCGAACGCGTGCCCCGGTTGGAGTACGTCACCAGTTGCGCACCCGACCTCGAGCGTCACCTGCTCGACGCCGGGTTCGCAGTGGAGGCCCGCAACGAGTACCTCACCTGCTCACCCGGCACCCTGCGGGTCCCGGCCGATCCGGCCGGGGTGGAGTTCGGGGAGCCCACCACCGACGAGGAACGCGCCGGCGTCCTCACCGCGCAGAACGCGGCGTTCGGATCCGACCGGGTGGCAGGCCCCGACGACGTGGCCCGCATCCACCGCGCCCAGCGCGACGGTGGTGTGCTGGTGTACGCCCGGGACCTCGACGGCACCTACGTCGGAGGCGCCCTGGCCGGTGCACCGGCCGTCGGCCTGTCGGAGGTGACCGGCATCGCGGTCGCCAAACCGTACCGGCGACGGGGCATCGCCGGCGCGCTCACCGCGCTGGTCACCCGGCGGGTGTTCGAGGCAGGCGCCACCGGCGCCTGGCTCGAGGCGTCCGGTGACGAGTCCTGGAGGGTGTACGAGCGGGTCGGTTACGCACCGACCGGCAACCGGCTCTACATCGCGCTGGACTGA
- a CDS encoding SRPBCC family protein, whose translation MSQAGFGRARPDKVSLSEIGGGIRKAAGRNPATQRLLEAAQAFAAAKAERVLGNLGDKVGDVTKNLTGIADGDDDGGDMVGRVVKETLSGSSPGKAAAKAGAQGLKEKVKGIFGRGKGKPSSGGKYMNIVEDLYVPVPVRMAYNHWTQFQDFPKWSKGVQSADFDKEDETKSFWKAKIAWSNRSWNATTRDQIPDDRIVWRSEGQTVVNGAVSFHELADNLTQVLLLLEYHPHGFFEKTANLWRAQGRRARLDFKLFRHYITVEADPEEEGWRGEIRDGELVRDHDEVMREEEEERDRDRDEDEDRDEDRDEEDRDLDEDEDDFEDEDEEDDEDEDRDEEDRDEEEDEEDDEDKEEAEDEDKEPPRSRQRSRRR comes from the coding sequence ATGAGCCAGGCAGGCTTCGGGCGAGCGCGCCCGGACAAGGTGAGCCTCTCCGAGATCGGCGGCGGTATCCGCAAGGCCGCCGGGCGCAACCCCGCGACGCAACGCCTCTTGGAGGCCGCGCAGGCGTTCGCGGCGGCGAAAGCCGAACGGGTGCTGGGAAATCTCGGTGACAAGGTGGGTGACGTTACGAAGAACCTCACCGGGATCGCCGACGGAGACGACGACGGAGGCGACATGGTCGGGCGAGTGGTGAAGGAGACACTCAGCGGATCCTCACCAGGCAAGGCGGCGGCGAAGGCCGGTGCGCAGGGGCTGAAGGAGAAGGTGAAGGGCATCTTCGGCCGCGGGAAGGGCAAGCCCTCCTCCGGCGGAAAGTACATGAACATCGTGGAGGACCTCTACGTCCCGGTGCCGGTGCGGATGGCGTACAACCACTGGACGCAGTTCCAGGACTTTCCCAAGTGGTCAAAGGGAGTGCAGAGCGCGGACTTCGACAAGGAGGACGAGACGAAGAGTTTCTGGAAGGCGAAGATCGCCTGGTCCAACCGAAGCTGGAACGCGACGACCAGGGATCAGATCCCCGACGACCGGATCGTGTGGCGGTCGGAGGGACAGACCGTGGTGAACGGCGCGGTCAGCTTCCACGAACTGGCGGACAACCTCACCCAGGTGCTGCTGCTCCTCGAGTACCACCCGCACGGCTTCTTCGAGAAGACCGCCAACCTGTGGCGGGCGCAGGGGCGCCGCGCACGCCTGGACTTCAAGCTGTTCCGTCACTACATAACGGTGGAGGCCGACCCGGAGGAGGAGGGCTGGCGCGGTGAGATCCGCGACGGCGAACTCGTCCGCGACCACGACGAGGTGATGCGCGAGGAGGAGGAAGAACGCGACCGGGACCGTGACGAGGACGAGGACCGCGACGAGGACCGGGACGAGGAAGACCGCGACCTCGACGAGGACGAGGACGACTTCGAGGACGAGGACGAGGAGGACGACGAGGACGAGGACCGCGACGAGGAAGACCGGGACGAGGAAGAGGACGAGGAGGACGACGAGGACAAGGAGGAGGCCGAGGACGAGGACAAGGAGCCGCCCAGGTCGAGGCAGCGCTCACGTCGGCGTTGA